One genomic segment of Acidimicrobiales bacterium includes these proteins:
- a CDS encoding cytochrome c oxidase assembly protein, with translation MVAATDPWQWQAHPEVWLLVASILALGWWAGRIIGPRVVPAGQPVATPFQRRAFVVATILLLASADWPVHDIAEEHLYAVHMVQHLVITFIVPPLFLLAMPAWLARLLVLEGGTGSRVLRRMAHPVVAGVLFNGLVALTHWSGVVQWSFDSGAFHYTVHVALFVTALLMWVPVAAPLPELRISVPGQMLYLFLMSVIPTIPAAWLTFAEGTVYKHYDDGFELWGVTVQSDQQAAGLIMKLLGGFYLWGIIVVKFIGYSRIHHRENQQMRPAEGRHVDLQERSAGPQPVE, from the coding sequence ATGGTGGCGGCGACCGATCCGTGGCAGTGGCAGGCCCACCCCGAGGTCTGGTTGCTGGTTGCCTCGATCCTGGCCCTCGGATGGTGGGCTGGCCGGATCATCGGCCCCCGGGTGGTACCGGCCGGGCAGCCCGTAGCCACACCCTTCCAACGCCGGGCCTTCGTGGTGGCCACGATCCTGCTGCTGGCCTCGGCCGACTGGCCGGTCCACGACATCGCAGAGGAGCACCTCTACGCGGTACACATGGTCCAACACCTGGTGATTACGTTCATCGTGCCGCCGCTCTTCCTGCTGGCCATGCCGGCCTGGCTGGCCCGTCTTCTCGTGCTGGAGGGCGGAACCGGCTCCCGGGTGCTGCGCCGCATGGCCCACCCGGTGGTGGCCGGGGTGCTGTTCAACGGCCTGGTGGCTCTCACCCACTGGAGTGGCGTGGTCCAGTGGTCATTCGACTCGGGGGCCTTCCACTACACGGTCCACGTGGCGCTGTTCGTCACCGCCCTCCTGATGTGGGTCCCGGTAGCGGCCCCGCTGCCGGAACTGCGGATCTCGGTTCCCGGCCAGATGCTCTACCTGTTCCTCATGTCGGTCATCCCCACCATCCCGGCGGCCTGGCTGACGTTCGCCGAGGGAACCGTGTACAAGCACTACGACGACGGGTTCGAGCTCTGGGGGGTGACCGTCCAGTCCGACCAGCAGGCCGCCGGCCTCATCATGAAGCTGCTGGGGGGCTTCTACCTTTGGGGAATCATCGTGGTGAAATTCATCGGGTACTCGCGGATCCACCACCGCGAGAACCAACAGATGCGACCAGCCGAGGGCCGACACGTCGACCTGCAGGAGCGGTCGGCGGGACCCCAACCGGTCGAGTAG
- a CDS encoding cytochrome C oxidase subunit IV family protein — MSTAAAEHVDSHDGGHEHPSDAKYIQIAAILAFVTALEVGTYFVDMPGEVLIPLLMVMMVYKFFYVAAWFMHLRFDSPLFTKFFVTGLVLATVVYGVLLTVFEFWHKG; from the coding sequence ATGAGCACCGCAGCCGCCGAGCACGTCGACAGCCACGACGGGGGGCACGAGCACCCCTCGGACGCCAAGTACATCCAGATCGCCGCCATCCTGGCGTTCGTCACCGCGCTGGAAGTTGGCACCTACTTCGTCGACATGCCCGGTGAAGTCCTGATCCCACTGCTCATGGTGATGATGGTTTACAAGTTCTTCTACGTCGCCGCCTGGTTCATGCACCTGCGGTTCGACAGCCCGCTGTTCACCAAGTTCTTCGTGACCGGCCTGGTGCTGGCCACGGTCGTCTACGGCGTTCTCCTTACCGTCTTCGAGTTCTGGCACAAGGGCTGA
- a CDS encoding heme-copper oxidase subunit III, producing the protein MADTAAVSHGHGTGTGLSNNKLLMWVFLGSECLLFGGLISTYLIYRSRFGDGPAPGDIFDIPFTSVSSFVLLMSSLTMVLALAALQRGDIRNNRVWLLTTALLGSLFIGGQVYEFTTFVREGLGYTTSPFSSAFFTLTGFHGVHVSLGILMLMSLLISSLRGTLTRERSETVEIVGLYWHFVDVVWIFIFTVIYLVPSPTS; encoded by the coding sequence TTGGCTGACACCGCCGCCGTGTCGCACGGCCACGGAACGGGTACCGGCCTGTCCAACAACAAGCTGCTGATGTGGGTGTTCCTGGGCTCAGAGTGCCTGCTGTTCGGCGGCCTGATCTCGACCTACCTGATCTACCGGAGCCGGTTCGGCGACGGTCCGGCTCCGGGCGACATCTTCGACATCCCGTTCACGTCAGTCAGCTCTTTCGTGTTGCTCATGAGCTCTTTGACCATGGTGCTGGCCCTGGCCGCCCTTCAACGAGGCGACATCCGGAACAACCGAGTCTGGCTCCTAACCACCGCCCTGCTCGGCTCGCTGTTCATCGGCGGACAGGTCTACGAGTTCACGACCTTCGTGCGAGAGGGACTGGGCTACACAACCAGCCCGTTCTCGTCGGCCTTCTTCACACTGACCGGCTTCCACGGCGTACACGTGAGCCTGGGCATTCTCATGCTGATGTCGCTGCTCATCTCCTCGCTCCGTGGGACGCTCACCAGGGAACGATCGGAGACTGTGGAGATCGTCGGCCTGTACTGGCACTTCGTCGACGTGGTGTGGATCTTCATCTTCACCGTCATCTACCTGGTGCCCTCGCCCACCAGCTGA